The Rhodothermus marinus DSM 4252 DNA segment CGCAACTGGTTACGCTCTGACGCCTGTATGCTGGAGACCCTCCTGCAGAAGTTACTGGAGTTTACATTCGGGGATCGGCTCTTTCGGGTGGCGCTACTCATGCTCTACGGGCTGAGTACGCTGGCCGGCTTGCTCCTCATTACCGCCGTGCTGCTACGTGTCCTGCGCGACCATCAGCAACGGCAACGCCAGAAGCGAGAGCAGCGCTGGCGTTCTCTTTTGCTGGCTGTCTTAACCGAAGCACAACCGCCCCAGGCACTATGGGCCCAGGTATCTCCCAAGGAGGCCATGGATTTCTGTGCATTCCTGTACCGATTTGCTCGGCTTGTAACCGGAAGCGAGCTGGAACAACTGCACGCGCTGGCAGCCCCGTATTTGCCCCGACTGGAACGGCAAGTGTTTCGGGGAACCCCGGAAGAGCGGGCCTTCCGCCTCCAGATTCTTGGCGTGTTAGGCCGACGTACACAGACCGAGCTGCTGGTTCAGGCGCTGGACGATCCGGCCCCGCTCGTGGTCCTGGTCGCGTTTCGCCAACTGGCCCATCCAGAAACGGCCCATCTTGCACCGATTCTTATCGATCAGATGCCTCGTTTGTATCAGACATCACCAGCGCTCTTAGGCGCATTACTGGCCCGGCTTGGCTTTGAGGCCCTGCCCGCCCTGCGTCAGGCGCTGTTGGACGAACACCGCCCTGTATGGGTGCGCGTCGTGCTGGCCGACGCCCTGCACCGCCTGAACGATCCCAAGGGGGCACATCTGGCGGCCGATCTGCTGCAGCATCCCGACCTCCCTGCCGAGCTGGTGCAGGCGTTGCTCCGGTTGATCGCGGCGGCTGGCACGCCTGCGCATCAGGGAGTCATCCTTCCTTACCTGCAACACCCGGACGAAGCCGTTCGGGTGGAAGCAGTCCGCGCCCTAGGCGTCGTCGGCAGCGAAGCACAACTTCCACGGCTGGCGGCGGCCCTTCAGGATCCCTCGCCATGGGTCGCCATGGCTGCGGCCCGTGCCCTCAAACAGCGCCAGGCCCTCACCCTGCTACAGGAGGCCGCCCGCCAGCCAGCCCTGCGTCCTCTGATCGAACAAGTGCTGCACGAAGACCCGGCACGTATCCTATGAGCCAGGCATTGCTTGCCCTGCTTGCTGTTCACCAGCTGTGCGTGCTGCTGTACTTCATGCTGTGGAACAGCTACTATCTGGTCACCAGCCTCTTTTCCTTTCGGGCGCTGCACCGCTACAGTCGGAGGCTGGCCTCCATCGACATCGATGACCTGATCGCCACAGCCGGAGCACCTCCGGTGACGGTCATCGTGCCGGCCTATAACGAAGCCGCCACCATTGTTGAGGCTTCCCGCTCGCTACTGACGCTACGCTATCCCGACTATGAGATACTCATCGTCAACGATGGCTCAACCGATGCAACGCTGGAAGTGCTCCGCTCCACGTATCGGTTGCAGCCCGCGCCGCGCTTCCCCCTGGCCAGTATTCCAACCGCGCCGGTGCGCGCCATTTATCAGAGCCAGACCCATTCCAACCTGTGGGTGATCGATAAGGAAAACGGTAAGCGGGCCGATGCGATCAATGCCGGGATCAACTACTGCCAGACGCCTCTGCTGGCCATTGTGGACGCCGATGGCATCATGGAACCCGATGCGCTGATGCGGATCGTCCGCCCTTTCCTGGAAGATGCCCACACGGTCGCCTCGGGTGGGATTATCCGGGTGGTGAACGGCTGCAACGTAGAGGACGGGCTGGTACAGGAAGTGCGGTTGCCTCGCAACTGGCTGGCGCGTTTTCAGGTGGTGGAATACCTGCGCTCGTTTCTTGCCGGTCGAGTAGGCTGGGATGCTTTGAAAATCATGCTGCTGATCTCCGGCGCCTTCGGCCTGTTTCGCCGGGATCTTGTGGTAGCTGTTGGAGGTCTGGCCCACGATAGCATCGGGGAAGATTTTGAATTGACCGTACGCCTTCACCGCTACTGTCGGGAGTGGCGCATCCCCTACGCCATTCATTTCGTTCCGGACCCTGTCGCCTGGACGGAAGTGCCGGAAACGGTGGCCGTACTCGGCCGCCAGCGCAATCGATGGCAACGCGGCCTGATCGACACCCTGCGTCGTCACCTTCGCCTGCTGCTCAATCCGCGCTACGGGCGCATTGGGCTGCTCGCCTTTCCGTATTTCTTCTTTTTTGAAATGCTGGGGCCCCTGGTGGAATTTTCCGGCTACATTGTAGTGCTGTTTCTTCTGATGACCGGATGGGCTTCGCTCACCTATTTCTGGGCGTTTTTGATGGTGGCCCTGCTTTTCGGAGCCATCCTGTCGCTTGCCGCCGTAGGCCTGGAAGAACTCTCGTTTCGTCGCTACACCCGTCTGCAAGATCTGCTCTGGCTGCTGGCACTTTCGCTGCTGGAAAATCTGGGGTATCGACAGCTGATTACCTATTATCGCCTGCAGGGAACGCTGGACTACCTGCGCGGACAGACCGGCTGGGGACACATGGAACGCAAAGGATTCCAGAAAGCCTGAACACGATGCGCACGCTGCTGACCATCGGCTGCTG contains these protein-coding regions:
- a CDS encoding HEAT repeat domain-containing protein, encoding MLETLLQKLLEFTFGDRLFRVALLMLYGLSTLAGLLLITAVLLRVLRDHQQRQRQKREQRWRSLLLAVLTEAQPPQALWAQVSPKEAMDFCAFLYRFARLVTGSELEQLHALAAPYLPRLERQVFRGTPEERAFRLQILGVLGRRTQTELLVQALDDPAPLVVLVAFRQLAHPETAHLAPILIDQMPRLYQTSPALLGALLARLGFEALPALRQALLDEHRPVWVRVVLADALHRLNDPKGAHLAADLLQHPDLPAELVQALLRLIAAAGTPAHQGVILPYLQHPDEAVRVEAVRALGVVGSEAQLPRLAAALQDPSPWVAMAAARALKQRQALTLLQEAARQPALRPLIEQVLHEDPARIL
- a CDS encoding glycosyltransferase family 2 protein gives rise to the protein MSQALLALLAVHQLCVLLYFMLWNSYYLVTSLFSFRALHRYSRRLASIDIDDLIATAGAPPVTVIVPAYNEAATIVEASRSLLTLRYPDYEILIVNDGSTDATLEVLRSTYRLQPAPRFPLASIPTAPVRAIYQSQTHSNLWVIDKENGKRADAINAGINYCQTPLLAIVDADGIMEPDALMRIVRPFLEDAHTVASGGIIRVVNGCNVEDGLVQEVRLPRNWLARFQVVEYLRSFLAGRVGWDALKIMLLISGAFGLFRRDLVVAVGGLAHDSIGEDFELTVRLHRYCREWRIPYAIHFVPDPVAWTEVPETVAVLGRQRNRWQRGLIDTLRRHLRLLLNPRYGRIGLLAFPYFFFFEMLGPLVEFSGYIVVLFLLMTGWASLTYFWAFLMVALLFGAILSLAAVGLEELSFRRYTRLQDLLWLLALSLLENLGYRQLITYYRLQGTLDYLRGQTGWGHMERKGFQKA